Sequence from the Brevundimonas diminuta genome:
GATTGGGAGCAGCGGATCGAATACGTCATCGAACTGGGCAAGGGGCTGGCCCCGCTGGACGAGGCCGACCGCATCGAGACCAACAAGGTGCCGGGCTGTGCGGCCCAGGTCTGGCTGGCGACGATCCAGGACGACGGGCGGCTGTGGTTCGCCGCCGACAGCGACAGCGCCCTGTCCAAGGGCAATATCGCCCTGCTGCTGAAACTCTATTCCGGCCGCACGCCTGACGAGATCCTCAACTTCGACGCCCGCGCGGCGCTGGATCGGCTGGGCCTGCCCTCGGCCCTGACGCGCCAGCGCGCCAACGGCCTGAACAGCATGGTCGGCCGCATCCGCGAGGCGGCGCTGGCGGTTCAGTAGTCGGGGCTTGCAACCGCCGGCCCGGCGACCCACGATCGCAGGGTCGTAACCGGGGGCGCGAATGGACCTGCTGAAGATCCTGCGCAGTTTCGAGGAGTTTCTCTTCGAGGCGGTCAGCTGGCTCGTCTTCTATCCCCTGACCCTGTGGCGGATCCTGCGCGGGCCGCTGGCGGCGATGGACTATTCGGACCGCGAGCAGAGCGACAGCGAGGAGCGTCGCTATGACGATGCGCTCAGCCCCCCGCTTTTCCTCTTGGCCACCATCGTCCTGACCAATCTGCTGTCGATGGCGCTGCATGTACCGCCGCCGCCCGAGGCGACCGACCTCAGCCGGGTGGTCTATGCGTCCCAGCAGAACCTGGTCCTGTTCCGCTCGCTGGCCTTCAGCCTGATCCCGCTGGTTGCCGCCGTCACCCTGCTGCGCCACGAGAAGAAGCGTATCGCCCGCGAGACCCTGCGCGCGCCCTTCTATGCGCAATGCTATCTGGCGGCCGTCTGCGTCGCCTTCGTCTCGGTCGGCGGCGCCATCTTCCAGCGGCCCGAACTGCCCAATGCGGTGGGCGCGGCGATCATGATCGTCGGCGCGGCCTGGTTCCTCTTCGTGCAGTCCCCCTGGTTCGCCCGGCGGCTGAACGTGTCAAAGGCGCGCGGCGCGGTCATCGCCGTCCTGGCTCTGATCCGGGCGCTGATCTACCTCGTGGCCATCCTGATCCCCATCGCCCTGATCTGAGCGGGAGAAAACTGGGTGCAATGAGAGCGCTTTTTCGTCGGTGTGGCGAGAAGTCCAAGCGAAGGGCGGCGCCATGGCCATTTTGGATTTTTACCTTGTTGTGGACTTTTGAGCCGTAAGGTGCGCGCTCAGTTTAGGAAGCCCGAGGGGCGAGCAGAATTCCGGCTGCGCCGATTGCGATGGCGACACCACGGCCCCCCAACGCACGAGGGATCGCTGAGAAGGCGTGTAGGCCATCAGGTCTCTACACTCTTCGAAATACTTTCGCAGCTGCCCTGTTCGAGTTCTCTCTATCTGCGCACACGAGTCGCTTCCGAGCGCACCGCGAAGGCGTTAAGGGCGAACGTCCGTCTGGGGCGCCAGCCTTGCCGGCCGTGATCTCCCCATTTCAGAACCGCGACTATCGCGTCGTGCAACGACATTCTGCCAGCAAATTTAACGTGACTCGGCTTCAATCCTTCGGGCTAGCCCGCGCGCAATAAGGCGATTGTCCCCGGTGCCCTTGAAGTTCCGTTGGCGCGTTCCATAAAGCGCCTCCAGAAAGGTGCGGTCCCAGCGAGTTAACGTTTCTTCCTGAGGGACACCTTGTTCAAACAGGGTCAAAATAGATGGCACTGATGGGGTCGCCGAGGGACTGATCTGAGCCAATGCAATCATTGCCACATAGTCCGACAGTTGCAAGAAGCTAACCTGTTCGAATGCCACGGCATCAATGACAATTACGAGCGACTGCATGTGATCTAGGCTGTCGTCATACAGCCTAGAGGCCGAGACGATCTGGCCATAAGCGCCCAAGTCGACGGGTGCTCTAATGATGCCATCAGTAGCGGCAACTGAGAACGGCTGTTGCCCCCTTTGGCGGACAAGCGCATCGCCGGTGTTAGGGTCGACAGGTATGCTGACATGCCACCACCTCACGGGGCGATCGGACTGTTCAAACTCACGAAGCGCAGCGCGGCCGCGGTGACTGCTCTCCACCCCCGCGTCGAAATCAAGTGGACGCGCGCGAACGAGCGCTTGCGCTGTCCGGTCTGCGTCATCAGTGGAAACGATCAGTATGTTCGGGTTGCAACCGGGTCCTGATGTCCTGATGCCGACATGGTTAGCCCAATCGAGAACTCGGTCGACCATGAAGCCGGCTGGCTCGGCCGCCATTCCAATCGAACCGACGCAGATCGACCGCGACCAGACAGCCATTTTGCGTCCAGAGGGGGGCGCGCCGATAGTGGAGACGAACGCCTCCGCTTGTTCGACTGTCCGTTTTCCAGTGACGTTCAGGTCCTCGAGTTGGGTTATCAGAGGATGTGGCTGACCAGGGTTCACCTGGGCGTCCACCTCGTTGGCGATTCCGAGAACGAAAAGCAAACAAAGGCGAACCATGAGGCAGGTCTTCACCGGGCTTCTCCGTGCTGAAGCCAAAGCATAACTCATTATTTCATGCCTGCCACCCTAGAGTGCGGGCCTTTGTCCGCATCATCACCGGTGTCCTTTGCTCAGCTGACTGGCTGGTATCGGTACGAACCAAATATCGGCTTCACTCGAAGCCGTCGTCCAATTTGAAATCTATGGGTAAATGCGACCATTCCGCTTTCCACCGACAGCTGCGCCGCGTCCGGATCGTGCATCAGAAGTTCAGTGCAATCTGTGCACTTCACCCGATCCCATAGTGATCCGCCAGGGCCTGCAGCGCCTGTTTCAGGACGGTCTTGCCCTGGCGGCGGCGTAGGCCGAGGCCCGTTTCGGCCAGTTGCAGGCTGTCGCCGTGGATGCAGATGCGGGTCAGGATGGGGCGAAGGCGCGGGCCGACGGCGGTCAGCGCCTGTTCGACGCGGCGGGCGGCGGACAGGGCGCGGTCGGTCGGCTCCATTCGCGCGGCGGTTCCCGAGCCGGCGGTCGGCAGGGCGTCCCAGCGCATGGTGACCGACGCGCCCTTCGTCGCCTGTTCCGCCTCGCGTCGCAGCCGTTCGCCGGCGGCGGCCTCGGCCGGGGTCAGCCAGGGGCGGCCGGACGCATCCTTGCGCCGCGCCAGCCAGGCGATCGGGCTTTCGCTCAGATTGGCCCGCGCCCGGACCATGCGGCCGTCCGCCTGCATCAGGTCGCGCTCGCCCGCCAAGAAGCCGGGACGACCAGGGGCGGGGGCAGGGGCGGGGGACGGCGTCGGGTCCGGCTGGGCGCGTCCCGACCAGCCGCCGCCGGGGCGCACGCGCAGGCCGGGCTGATCGATCAGGGCGCGAAACTCGGTCTCGGTCAGGGTCAGGCTGATGCGGCTGCGGCGATCGGGCGACAGGCGCAAGGCATAGGCGCCGCCCTCGGCCGACAGCCAGGCG
This genomic interval carries:
- a CDS encoding SufE family protein produces the protein MTNRTPPTDTLDQTLAELAEDFDLLGDWEQRIEYVIELGKGLAPLDEADRIETNKVPGCAAQVWLATIQDDGRLWFAADSDSALSKGNIALLLKLYSGRTPDEILNFDARAALDRLGLPSALTRQRANGLNSMVGRIREAALAVQ
- a CDS encoding DUF6456 domain-containing protein — translated: MSRLLERARDLMAKPGAWLSAEGGAYALRLSPDRRSRISLTLTETEFRALIDQPGLRVRPGGGWSGRAQPDPTPSPAPAPAPGRPGFLAGERDLMQADGRMVRARANLSESPIAWLARRKDASGRPWLTPAEAAAGERLRREAEQATKGASVTMRWDALPTAGSGTAARMEPTDRALSAARRVEQALTAVGPRLRPILTRICIHGDSLQLAETGLGLRRRQGKTVLKQALQALADHYGIG